The DNA window TTCCCTAATCGGGCGCCTGCACCTTAAGTTGTGTCGTGGAGCTGAGAATGTCCAGGATGATCCGTAGCAAAGAGACGGAGCGAGCAGACTTTATTTTCTACTCCAACCGAATTATTCGTCTACTTGTCGAGGAAGGCCTTAACCATCTGCCCGTCATTGAGCACACTGTCACTACGCCTATTGGTCGTACCTACAATGGTCTCATGTTCCAGGGCAAGATTTGCGGTGTGTCTATCATGAGAGCTGGTGAGGCTATGGAGCAGGGTCTCCGTGACTGCTGCCGCTCTGTTCGTATTGGAAAGATCTTGATCCAGCGTGACGAGGAGACGGCCCAGCCTAAGCTTTTCTACGATAAGTTGCCCGAGGATATTGCTGACCGATGGGTGCTTCTCTTGGATCCCATGTTTGCTACTGGTATGACAACATCCCGTCTTGTTACACAAACTGCACGTGTCGCAACCAATTCGTTTAACGCAATCGTACAGGTGGCTCCGCAACCATGGCTGTCCAAGTTCTCAAGGCCCGAGGTGTGCCTGAGGAGCATATTCTGTTCCTCAACTTGATTGCAAGCCCCGAAGGCGTCAAGAACTTTTCTGCCAAGTTCCCTCGCTTGAGGGTCGTAACGGCTTTCATCGACGAGGTTTGTTGCCTTGCCTGCCTGTATTGTTGCGGACCTTTGACTAACCGATTTTCTCCAGGGCCTCGACGAGAAGAAGTATGGAAATTCATTTCACGTTATACACATGCTGACCATTCAACAGTTATATCGTTCCTGGACTGGGAGACTTTGGAGACAGATTCTACACCATCTAAGGACAGAATCATGGTGGCGGTCATATATCATGTCGAGTCGCGAGCGGAAGGAATGGTCTTGTCGAGCAAAGGACGTAGCAAATACTGGTATTGTTACAGGGCGCGTAAAAGAAACGTTTAATAATCATCATCGCCGTATTGGTCGTCATAGTCCTCTTCGACCGCCGTTCGGTTGCCTCGTCCAGATCCTCCTCGAGATGTGCCACCGTAGCCAGGCTCCGCGTTATCTTCCTTGGCAACGGCATCTGGTAAAAAATCAGTCGTTGTTGGTGGACTCGTGTGTAGAATGTTGTAGACGTACCGGCCGCATCAACCCATTCACCATAAACATCAACCGCAGCGGATAGATCTATCGCAACGTTAGTAAAAAGATGCGCCTGGCATAAAAGATGTTGGGGTTGCTGGGTCCGTACAGTTGACTGCGCACTGGAATTTTTGACCACAAACACGGCAGTCTAGTTGACCGACACCAGCTTTCTTATCGAGCTTGACCGAGACTGAGTTTTCATGGTTGCAGAAGAGGCATGCGAAAGTAGTGGGAAGGGGATCTTTCTGGAATTAGTGTGAGCGCCAAAAGTTCTTTGGATGGGAGAATAGGAAGAGGCATAGGAAGAATGCGACGAACCTTTTTGGGCCCCATAGGCTTGCTTGAAGACTTGCGCTTGCCCATGATGTGATGTGTATTTCGCGATTCGTGCACGACTGGAGAGTGGAACAAAAAAACGAAACGGAACGAAACGAAACGTGACGTGACGGAACAAAGCGATGGAATGCCAAATGATGCTGGCAGTGGATCGAATTTGCTGATGTCAAGCtttaggtactaaggtaactTGGGACAAGACGGCGCCAGTTCAAGTCTGTTCAGGGATGATAAtgtcttatcttatcagtTCAGCGCAATTCACGGTGACTATTGCATTTGGGGTTTGTCCATTTGCACGTGCTCTTTCTTACCTTAGGTACTCTCGAAAACATCTTTGTTAGTGCACAAGCGCGCGGCAGTTTGGACGGTAGGTGTGTCTATAGGCGATGTGGTGTGTGTACTGCAGGGGAACTAGGCGGGCATTGAGCGGTCTTGGGGCGTTGGAAAAGCCGCCCATCAATGTAAAAGGAACGAAATTAGAAGATCAGTGTATACTGACAACAATCGTCTGCTAGATCGTTTATTTTTGAACACTCAAATTTGGAGGCCAGCTTTTCTGTCGCCCTTTAGCACGGCAAAGGAACCAACTGCCCCGCCCCCGCCTCCCGGCGACCTCCGGAGGTCAACACTTTGGACGCCGGTTTCCGTGAAGTAAAGTAAAAGGGAACAAGATAGTAGAGCATGTATCTCAGATTGCTATGCATACTATGTTTGGACACAACAGATCCTTTGTTTCTATCACAAACATCAAGTACATTCACATACAGTATAAAACATGACAAGAGTCATGCTTTACAAGGCTTTAGACGGTGAGAGAAGTCAAACAATCAACAACACCTGTCGTCTTAGGCTTGAATCCGACTCGACAAGACCTATCATGGCCATCCTAGGTCAGTCTCACTTGGGCACCAGTGCCTTGATGCAGGGGAGTTTCCCTTCTCATATGGCGGGGTAGCGTAGGTAGCTCTACTGTTGGTTTAGTAGTGGGGACCTATCGAGGTGAGGCTTGAGGAGGAGAGGACATCCATTGCTTTGAACCTGCATCCTTCCTTATCATGTGGCCTCTTATCAGCGAATCGTCAACTGTCAATTGCATGTCGAGTTAGATTACACGCGGACACTGTATGCGACTGACTGTGCCTATCATGACTTCTCCATGTCTTTATGATCCATGCTAGCCCGATTACGGCGTCCCGTTAAACAAAAGTTATGATCTTATAGGGGCCTTTCCCGCTGACCTGCTGACCTTGGAGGTGACAGATGAGGCTAGGGTAGTACAGCTTGGACGGCATTATCTTGGTATCTACAAATTATGTATTATCTGAAGCTTTTGGAGGTTAGGCATGCTATAGCTCCCCTGCAGATGACGGTTGTTGAAGAGCTCGTGTCACCACGTCTTCCGCCGACCGCTCTTCCTGTTGTTCCGCGCTCCAGTTTCccctttctcttttcttgttcAACAATAAActctctcttctcctttctttcttttttacatttgtttcttttcattCTTGTCTTTTCTCTGCATTCAGTTGTTCACAATTGTATGCACTGAATCCCGATTACCCTAGAGACACGTACCCCACGACACTTATACCAACACTTCCCAAGCCTAAGCCCGTCATCATGGCGGCCAACGATCAGCAATCCGACATGCTGGAAGCGCTGCAAGAGATTCAGCGCACTCAAGCCCTGCTCGTGAATGCCGTCGAGTCACTCTCTGGTAGATCGATCGACGAAGCTACTGAAGATCATGCCAAGAACAACGTTCTCGATATGGGTTCTAGCGAGGATGCCAATGAGGGTGAAACACCTTCAGTAGAAGTTCCTATTGCTTCAGGAGACAAATTGAAAGCTCCCGCGACCCCTACCGCTGTTCAGCGCCAGCAAGGTTTCACTTCGCGCATCATCTTAACGTGAGGATTTCCTCAACACAAACTTGACTAATACGGCTCGCTCACAAAGGTAATCAGGACTTACCCAAAACAGATTGGAATTAACCCTTTGCCTATGGACTGGGGCAACTCAGACCCTGTTAAGCGTGGCCCAATCGTAGTTTCAAGGGCTGCTACTACTATCCGACGTCGTAATGGTTCGTTTGTCCGTGCCTGTAATGCATGTGTGAGTGCGTGTTACTGACATCCGTAATTTGTGTTTAGCTGTTGGAGGTTCGTTATACATCCCATTTTACTAACTAGGTCTTTCGTTAACCGCGTTATTTAGCCCAGTGAGTTTCTACGTTACGTTGCTTAGAGCGAAACCGGACTAAACATAATTGCAGTGGTGGTTCTTACTCTATCTACTATGCGCTTGCAGTCGCCAGCAAGGAACTGGACAGCGATCATCGGTTTGTCTTTTGCTCAACTATATAAGATATAAGTTACTGATGATATCGCCAACAGACCCGACTTCACCAACACCGAGCCGGCTGCCAACATTGGCCCCTTTCCTCAATGGGGAGACCACAAGAAGATTGTCGCGATGGACCCTTGGGGACATCTAGCTCCATGGCTATTCAAGGACACAATTGAGAAGGACAATGGTATGAGCCACAACAACGGGCAAGAAGAGACGCACTGACAGGGCTTTTAGTTGACATTCGACCCACCATTGCCATCACTAAGGCTCATATGAAGGTTGGTGATGGGAGAACTGTTGGATGTCCAGGAAGCATGCTGACAGAGTGTGCCAATAGCTGCCAGAACTTGCTGAGAGTGTCAAGGCTGGGCGACTGTGAGTCTGAACTGGAACTCACTGTCTTGCGCCAACAAACTGACAATATGTTTTATAGGGTGCCCGATGGCAAAGTGTGCCTGAACGATCAGGGTGAATTGGCTGTCACCAAGTTT is part of the Fusarium poae strain DAOMC 252244 chromosome 4, whole genome shotgun sequence genome and encodes:
- the FUR1 gene encoding Uracil phosphoribosyltransferase, synthesizes UMP from uracil (BUSCO:44486at5125), translating into MADKTQDSHTTPVGPSYRTQQQKPSATVSVDVNLDNVHVLPQTPQLIALLSMIRSKETERADFIFYSNRIIRLLVEEGLNHLPVIEHTVTTPIGRTYNGLMFQGKICGVSIMRAGEAMEQGLRDCCRSVRIGKILIQRDEETAQPKLFYDKLPEDIADRWVLLLDPMFATGGSATMAVQVLKARGVPEEHILFLNLIASPEGVKNFSAKFPRLRVVTAFIDEGLDEKNYIVPGLGDFGDRFYTI